One region of Brevinematales bacterium genomic DNA includes:
- a CDS encoding V-type ATP synthase subunit B — protein MDLFIPEKVVEGAKEIKGPLMVLENVPDVGYDEVAEIELETGEIRHAKVLKSGERAITLQVFEGTFGINKEKVKVRFKATPLRIGVSKRMLGRIYNGAGVPIDGFVETDYEDIRDVNGLPINPFMRRYPRDFAETGISSIDLMNSLVRGQKLPIFSAAGLPHNELAAQIASQVKIKGATKENFGVVFAAMGVKYDDAYFFKKVFEETGAINNTILFLNLANDPPIERLITPRVALTVAEFLAFEKNMHIVVILTDITNYAEALREVATALGEIPARKGFPGYMYSDLATIYERAGRVKGAEGSITQIPILSMPNDDITHPIPDLTGYITEGQIVLSRELHNKGIYPPVDVLPSLSRLMKEGIGEEKTRDDHASVSNQLYALYARVKEVRNIASIVGEEELGPREKLILKFGNLFEQKLIGQKFTERRTIEESLEIGWNLLSMFPPDELTSITRATISKYYKENIREKTKKEFEF, from the coding sequence ATGGATTTGTTTATACCCGAAAAAGTTGTCGAAGGAGCAAAAGAAATAAAAGGGCCTCTTATGGTTTTAGAAAACGTACCAGATGTAGGTTATGACGAAGTAGCAGAGATAGAACTCGAAACAGGTGAAATCAGACATGCCAAAGTACTAAAATCTGGTGAAAGAGCAATCACATTACAGGTTTTCGAAGGTACTTTTGGAATAAACAAAGAGAAAGTAAAAGTAAGGTTTAAAGCAACGCCTTTGAGAATTGGTGTCTCTAAAAGAATGTTAGGCAGAATATATAATGGAGCAGGAGTACCAATAGATGGATTTGTAGAAACTGACTATGAAGATATAAGAGATGTAAATGGGCTTCCAATAAATCCATTCATGAGAAGATACCCAAGAGATTTTGCAGAAACAGGTATATCCTCAATAGATTTAATGAACTCGTTAGTAAGAGGTCAAAAATTACCAATTTTCTCAGCAGCAGGACTACCTCACAACGAGTTAGCAGCACAAATAGCATCCCAGGTTAAGATAAAAGGAGCTACTAAAGAAAATTTCGGTGTAGTCTTTGCAGCTATGGGAGTAAAGTACGATGATGCTTACTTCTTCAAAAAAGTCTTCGAAGAAACAGGGGCAATCAACAACACTATTCTGTTTCTAAATCTAGCTAATGATCCACCAATAGAAAGATTAATAACCCCCAGAGTTGCACTAACAGTTGCAGAATTTTTGGCATTCGAAAAAAATATGCACATAGTAGTCATATTAACAGATATAACAAATTACGCAGAAGCGTTAAGAGAAGTAGCAACAGCATTAGGAGAAATACCAGCAAGAAAAGGTTTTCCTGGATACATGTACAGTGATCTAGCAACAATATATGAAAGGGCAGGTAGAGTAAAAGGAGCTGAAGGATCTATAACTCAAATTCCTATACTGTCAATGCCAAATGATGATATAACACACCCAATCCCAGACTTAACTGGTTACATAACAGAAGGACAAATAGTGCTATCAAGAGAATTACATAATAAAGGAATATATCCACCTGTTGATGTTTTACCATCGCTATCAAGACTTATGAAAGAAGGTATAGGTGAAGAAAAAACAAGAGATGATCATGCAAGTGTATCAAACCAATTATATGCACTATATGCTAGAGTTAAAGAAGTAAGAAACATAGCATCAATTGTAGGTGAAGAAGAGTTGGGACCTAGAGAAAAATTAATACTCAAATTTGGAAACTTGTTTGAACAGAAGTTAATAGGACAAAAATTCACCGAAAGAAGAACCATAGAAGAGAGTCTTGAAATCGGATGGAATTTATTATCAATGTTTCCACCTGATGAACTAACAAGTATTACAAGAGCAACAATATCAAAATACTACAAAGAAAACATTAGAGAAAAAACTAAAAAAGAGTTTGAGTTCTAA
- a CDS encoding EscU/YscU/HrcU family type III secretion system export apparatus switch protein: MKKAVALKYEPSEMSAPQVISKGVGILADKIIEIAQEHNIPIIKSEVVEPLMSIKIRSEIPPELYQAIAEIIAYVYKLVRDNHKGA; encoded by the coding sequence ATGAAGAAAGCAGTTGCCTTGAAATATGAACCTTCTGAGATGTCTGCTCCGCAAGTTATATCAAAAGGAGTAGGTATACTTGCTGATAAGATAATAGAGATTGCACAAGAGCACAATATACCAATTATTAAGTCTGAGGTTGTTGAACCTCTTATGTCTATAAAGATAAGATCTGAAATTCCACCAGAACTATACCAGGCAATAGCTGAAATTATTGCCTATGTATATAAACTTGTTAGGGATAATCATAAAGGAGCCTAG